The following coding sequences are from one Deltaproteobacteria bacterium window:
- a CDS encoding DNA adenine methylase — protein MNDAYGLPQPIPYQGSKRQLAPAILRYFPTNIARLVEPFAGSAAISIAAAACGLAECFWINDAHAPLIDLWREITSRPNELSAAYARLWKEQADHEREFFDQVRSRFNKTPSPDLFLYLLARCVKAAVRYNSNGEFNNTPDNRRKGARPSEMQRRILSTSRLLKSATRLTSWNYKKVLSDCMPDDLVYMDPPYQGVCGQRDQRYLPRFEHDEFCDELDKLNARGILFVVSYDGRTGSKTFGEPLPVSLGLKHLEIRAGRSTQATLLGRSEVTYESLYLSPALVEALPRRARRIERQLAFWQES, from the coding sequence ATGAACGACGCTTATGGCCTTCCGCAGCCAATCCCATATCAGGGGAGCAAGCGGCAACTCGCTCCGGCTATCCTACGGTACTTCCCGACGAACATAGCACGGCTGGTAGAACCATTTGCGGGCTCCGCAGCGATCTCGATTGCTGCGGCGGCATGCGGGTTGGCGGAGTGTTTCTGGATCAACGACGCGCACGCCCCGCTGATTGACCTCTGGAGGGAAATCACCTCCCGCCCGAATGAACTCAGCGCAGCGTATGCCCGACTCTGGAAAGAACAAGCTGACCATGAGCGAGAATTCTTCGATCAAGTGCGTTCGCGGTTCAACAAGACACCGTCACCTGACCTTTTTCTATATCTGTTGGCGAGATGCGTAAAAGCCGCTGTCCGGTACAACTCCAACGGCGAGTTCAACAACACGCCTGACAACCGCCGAAAAGGGGCACGGCCATCCGAAATGCAACGACGCATCCTGTCAACGTCTAGACTCTTGAAGTCAGCGACTCGGTTGACCTCTTGGAACTACAAGAAAGTTCTCAGCGATTGCATGCCAGATGACCTCGTATATATGGACCCGCCTTACCAAGGCGTCTGTGGTCAGCGGGATCAACGGTATCTGCCCAGATTCGAGCATGACGAGTTCTGCGATGAGTTGGACAAACTCAATGCTCGTGGCATCCTCTTCGTCGTGTCCTACGACGGTCGCACCGGTTCCAAGACGTTCGGTGAACCGTTACCGGTGTCGCTGGGTTTGAAACACTTGGAGATCAGGGCCGGTCGTTCCACCCAAGCAACCCTCCTGGGACGATCGGAGGTGACTTACGAGTCGCTTTACCTTTCCCCGGCTCTCGTTGAGGCATTGCCTCGCCGTGCTCGACGAATCGAGCGGCAGCTTGCGTTCTGGCAGGAGAGCTAA